tctttctttctttctttctttctttctttctttctttctttctttctttctttctttctatatatatttatatattttcctttcACTGTCCATTTAATATCTACATGTAAGTTTCTGTGAACTCATTTCCCACTTTGTGCTGCTGGTACAGAAAGAAAGCTGTCAAAGCGCACAAGTCTGTGCGTCTGGAAGGACTAAGTGCCCGGGCCTGCAGCAGGTCCAAGTCGAAGCTCCTTATCGGAAGGTTTGGCTCATTGACCTCCTCACATCTTATCGTTTctgcagcagcagcacaaagTGGACAACAGAGTTTATTTACATAATACTGGATGTcagcttcataaaaaaaaaaaaataaatggtagtCTTCATCATtaatttactttctttatttcttgtttttaccAAATTCTttgaaataatgaaagatttagaaGCCTTTAGATTTGATCTTTGTGTATTTCCATCAATGAACAATAGCAAATGTTGTAAATGCTGAAAATGATGTAGAGTAACAAATGCACCTGCATATATGCATAGAGAGAAAGTGGCTAATTAACGTAAGTAAGCATTGTCACTCACAGAGCTGAAAGTATCTCACTGCTATTGACCCATGTAACCCAAGTGTGTGTTGTCCCCAGTGTTGATGTGTCCACTTCTTCCCCTTTCAAAGTAGAAGAGACTATAGAGGTACCTTCAGCAGCAGACGAGCAAGAGGAGCCAGCATCAGCAGCTCTTGTTCAGCAAGAGCAACGGAGGAGAGGGGAGGAGGCTGAGAATGAGCCTAGCGCTGCTGTTGAGCACTTAAAGCAGGCAGAGCTAATAAGGGAGGCACAGGCTCGGCCCGGCCCACGGGCAGAGGCAGCTAGTGACGAGTGTGTGCGAGCAGAGACGCCCAACGGGAGAAGCAGCGAGGCAGGGGAGGGTACATCCCCTCAGGAAGGTGTGTCTTGCAGCCACTTTGAATGGCTTTTCttgatttctttattaaaaaaagagctattttttaaaaaagaaaagagaaagctgtTGCCACTGTGTAGCTCTTGTCATCTCAGACTTGTAAGTAATTGTGGGTTGGCCAGTTCCTCATATAGGATCTGCCTGATGCTAAGGGACTGATTAAAAACCTGTGTATTTACTGATGATGTCTTGCATTTCCTCTGTGTAcatgtagatatatatagatatagatatacagatagatatataaagtACATAGATGTCTAGATACATTTCTGTGAATCCAGTGGTAAAGAGTGTTCTCAGTGCTGCTCCACCAATCATGAGCTGCTATTGTAGCGCACCACTAATGCTTCTGCTGTGTCTGCGACTCTCATTAGCTTTTAACTCATAGCTTGCTGTGTTTTTGCCAGCTACATTGCTGATGAATTTGCTGACTTTTTTTGGAATCACCTGCTTTCTGCGTTCTTATGTACAAAGGCCTTCTGATGTAGCAGtgtgttgatgatgatgatgatgatgacaatgtTATTTGTTTCCCCTAATGGCTTCATTTCTCTCTTTGGTTTATTATCCCGATCATGCATATGTTTATTGCTGCCATTCCATTGTTTTCCATGTCCAAACACCAAACTGCCTTTCTTCAATGAAGATCCCGTAGCCAGCCACTCTGAATCTCATTGCTGTAAATCTGAGTCACACTCTTACATTAGCATTGTTCATATAAAACTTGTGGCATGgcggcaggattggcactgcagCCGCCGTATAAACCTCCCACTGCTCCAGTGTGGTGtggaggtgtcacccgctgcccAATCCGGGCGGCTCAGCATGTGGTGGGTGTGCCAACATGCTGTAATCAGCGTGAGCTCCCAACCTACCCTATCCTATATGGGAGGTTTTCAGCTTTCTGTTTTGAAGATTTCTGTGTTTTACTGCAGTTCTTTAGGACAAACAAGTCAAACAAATCAAGTGTGCTTACGTACTGTAATGTCCTGGTTCTAGAAAGCAGCTTTCTGTTCCTCGTTTCTGCTTGTCTAAAAGCATTCTGACAAATTACCAAAACTTCTCCAGATGCAGATCAGTTAAAGACAAAACCCTTTGTGTCATTTCTGACCTTTTACACTGACGCCATCACGGGTGGAAGTACAGAACGATAATATTGGCGCACTGTTGGCCTTGTGCTTGTGGGCTCCTGCTACAGACGTCCTCTTAGAAAGACGTTCATTTGAAAACTACTAAATCAGGCCAAATGGAACGCAGCAAACACTTCTTATGCTCCAACGCGTTAGAATGCATGCTATGAATTTACTTGCTAGCACTGGAGAGCACAGCTTCATTTGTATTCTTCTGAAGTAGTTAAATGCTGCAATTAACAACTTGATTATTTCAAATAGGAGAATTATTAAagtggttcatttatttttctgtaacacATTGTGAGAAAACATGATTCACCAGTGAGTGTAAAGAGAAGCAGTGGGAATACAGAAGTCCGATTTTCTCAGTAGTAGAGACATAGCTATTTACACGACGTCCCAATGAGAGGAACCAAAGAATACACCAAGGTTTGAATTCAATGCTTTagatgatttctgtattttcccacTTGTAGCTTTGTCACCTGATCCTTAGAATTTTGAAAAACAACAGTAATAGTAAAAGTGATTCTCAAAATATATAGTAGACAAAAGCTGCCCTATGATCTCCTTTCCATATGTAGTATGTTGAGTATATAGGCCTGCATATGAGCACACTTGTTAAGAAAGAAGACCAACAGCAAGAAACAACAACTTCTGTCCAAACAATGTTGCTGGAGCTGTGGGCAGCGACCGTAACCCTGCAGCAGGCCCTCCTCACATTAGGCACCTCTTTGGGCCTGTCACCTTCTACCGACACCGCATGTGGTGTGGCAGGGATGGCAGTGCAATGCTGACCACCGTGGTCTACACCGCAGGGAGCAGGACGAGATGCTGGTACCCTTCAGCTCTTCAGTCCTCTTCCAATGAAGTGTCAAGAGTTCTCACCATATGCATGCACATTCTTTGGACCCTTTAATATTGAGGCTAATTTGTAAATATCTCTGAATATAATACAGCTAGATTGGTCTGATTTATAGCTTGTTATATTCTAAATACACTTTGTAACATActaataattatacatttgaaATGCTAAATGTATCGAAAGCTGTCAGCAGTCCTTCTGTATAAAAGAGCCCCAAAGCCCCCCCTGCTTGTTCATTCACGCCCTGCAAATTAAATCCAGGAGTTCACCCTTAGACGTGTACATGTGACGTCCCCGAGGTCATGTGGCCACTAACACTGGCAACTTCATTATGTTTTTTGATCGAGGAAGGACCTTTCAGATGAAACAGATAACCCAAGTTACTCTCAGCAAGTGAGCTCCCCAGGACTGAAACCCTTTTTACCACAGTGACGTAGATTTTACAAAACAATTATTTCAAAGGAGACTTGCCATTCGCTGAAGTCAAGAAAAGCATGCTGTTGTTTTCCCAATCCTAATGACGATGGAACAAAGCTGTCACCGACTGAAGTAGAGTGCCTTGCAGTTCGAAAGTCACCGTCCTCCCTGGCTTATGTGGCTGCTTTGTATTCATTCATTTGGTTATTCATCCTCGCACTTGGCAGCTTTGCTCATTTTCATTGGCATTCTGCTCATTTTTGAGTTCCGTCTGTATCGCCGTGTTGTCATTCACTCATGCCTTTCTTTTCCTGTGTGTAAAACTATGCATTACTGTTGGAGACCTGCTCTTTATATATTCAATGACTTGTGCGTACCACACAAGACTACTTTAGATTTGCTTACAGACGTGAAGATGGATATGCAGAGCCAACATGGGGGAGGCACTGAGCAGACCTCTCCTGTGACCACAAATCAAAAGGATATTGAAAAAAGTACGCCAGTGCAACCAAAACTGGAGGCTAAGCCCTCTGCAGGTCCTGAGAAGGAAAGCAGTGCGGAAGACTCTCAGATTGCAGACGCCGCAGTTACTTCACTAAAAGAAGCCCCATCAGTGATCAGTTCTGCCACAGATGAACCACAGGTGACTCCTCCCAGTGAATACCCAGTAAGCATTCAAGAGAAAGATTATGACGAGGGGGCAAAGAAAATCAAAGATACTGAGGGTGCACCTGCGCAATCATTTGTTGGTCTCAAGGACAATTCCCAGACCAGAGATAAGTCATTCGCACCAAGTTCTAGTGAGTCTAACAATCTCGAGCTACAAACATCTGAAGTGTCGAGTGAGAAAAAGACACCTGAAAAGACTGATGTATTAGCCATGGGGGAGTCGGACGTTTTGCAAGAAGGTCAACCAGGAGCACCTGATCCAGCTCCAAAAGCTGAAGATGCTCTACTTTCATTCTCCAAACCAGCTGATGAAGGTTTGTCTTTCAGCACTCATGTGGACAAAAgcaaagacaaacaagaagcCGAATTGAGATGCAAGGAAATGTTGTCCGGAGAAGCAACCATTCTAGACACAGCAGAAGTTTCCCAAGAAGAGGAGAGCATACTATGGACTTCTGATCAAAAAAGGAAGTCAGCAGAACACAGCGAGGGAATGGCTGATCCCAAGTGTTTGACATCCTCTACTGAGAAGGAAGATAAAGATTTAATACAGCCTTCCCCGGCATCAAGTAAAGAGGATATTAAAGAAGATAGTCACGTTGAAAAGCTAAAGGAATGTACAGAGGAAGCGATGGAGGCTCCCTCGCCAAAGCTAGGGCCTGCCGATAAAGAGTTATCTGGAACTGACGTTCATCAGTCACTCTATGAGAAAAGTGAGCCATTTTGCAGTTTAGACATGCACCTAGAAACCTTTGAGAAAGACAAGTCAGGGATGTCTGCATATTTTGAGACTTCTgccatgaaagaagaagaagaagatgacgaaGACGACTTAAAGGCAGATACCATTCAAGGAGAGGGGTATTATGAATTAAGCCATGCAAGACAGAGCTCAAGGCCACCTTGGGTTAACGATGACCTTCCTGTCGAGTGTTCAGTGATCCCAGAGCTGCATCCATCTAAGGACACCCTCTCAGAACAACAGCTCAGCTACAGCACATTAAGCCACAGCCAGGAACTGGAACCAGAAGAGGAAATGGCAGCGATTCAAGAGGAGCTGACAGCTCTGCCAGTGATCGACAAGAAGAAGGACGATGGCCGTTTGACTGTTGGCAAGTTGTCTCTTGAGCAGCGTAGTTACTCACTCAACATACCCATAGCCTCACTAGAATCTCTAAACCAAAGCGGAGGTCATGGGCGACCAAAAACCTTTTCACCACTGGCCTCTGATATTCTGTCTTTCACTAGTGGGAGTTTAGATGAACCGAGTGAGTACCTCCCAGTGACCACTCCGGCAGTCGAAAAGCAGCCGGTCTTCCCCCCTTTGATTTTGGAAGACCAGTCATCAAGCTTAACTGCAGCAGAAGCTGCTTCAGAGATGCCCCCAAGTCCCCAGGCACCCGAGTCACCTGGGTCACCCTTGCAGATGAAAGACTTTTATAAAAACGGCACAGTAATGGCGCCTGATCTCCCAGAAATGCTGGATTTGGCAGGTACAAGGTCAAGGCTGACGTCTGAAAGCATGGATTCAGAGCTTGTGCGAAGAAAATCGGTCCCAGCTGATGTCCCAGCGCTTGTAGGAGATACCTTGGCTCAGATGGGCTTAATAGACATCAGTCAAAAGACAGCCAGAAGTGTGAGTCAGCTGGAAGAAATTGGCTACTGTGTTTTCAATGAGTATACCGGCCCCATGCCTTCACCTGCTGATGTCCACAGTCCAATGGATTCACCCCCCCAGATCTTTACTACCCCCGTTTTGGAAGAGGTTAGGCAAGACGCTGACAAATGTCTCAAAGCGCAGGATGAGACGGCCGTGAAGGAAGACCACAAACAAGTACCCATTACTGAAGAAGACAGAGAATTGTTACCTGGTCAGATGGAAGAAAAACTGGAGACCAAAGTGGAAGATGACTTGCAGGAAGCCCCTTGTGATGTCAAGGGCAGGCAGCCTACAGCCGAAAGCGAAGGCATGGGTGGCAGTGTTGAAAAAGAACAGGAAAAGGAACCTTTTGCGGTCAAGTCTGACTCTGAAGCCTCTCCCCAGGTGCAAACATTCCCACAGGTGGAGGAGCAGGAAGTACCAATTCCAGAAGTTGTAGAAAAAGACACTGCGCAGGATGGCATTTCACCAGCTGCTTCAGTACCTCCACTGACAATGAAAACCGACTCAGAGGAGGAAGGAGCAATGGGCAGGGATGCAGAAAACATCGAGGCACAGTTAGATCCCGCCACTAAAGCAGAAACTGGCACAGAGGTCATATCGGAAGAACTAGAAGTAACTGGTGATACAGCAGGAACCTCTGCTGAAGCCCAAGAAGTACAAGAAATTAAGGATAAAATGAAAGAGAAGCCAGATTTGGTGCATCAAGAAGCGTATGAAGAAGCAGATGCTGAAGATGCCTACCAACTTATGGGCATTCTCGGCTCAAATAAGGACGAAGCTCAAGCCCCCTCAGTTAAAAAGTCAGTGTCAACTGAAAGAGAAGACAGTAAGGCAAAGGAGCCAAAACTATCAACTGAAGAAATACCTGCAGAGCAAGAGGCAGCTGAAAAAGAATTGCCCAGAGTGTTGGAGCAGGAAGCAGAAGCTGCTCCAGTGGCCATTAATGCAGCCTTACAAAGTCAAGAAGCAGCAGAACATCTTTTCAAGGAGAAAGACGAGCTGGTGGATGAAAAAGACTCAATAGAAGTTGGAGAGGAGCCTGAAGAAGTAATCAAGGAAGCACAAGAACCTCTTCATGTTGATGAAAGCCTTGAGCCTCAGAATCTGGAAACAAGGGGCATTATTGAATCGGTCGTTACTGTAGAAGACGATTTCATTACCGTTGTCCAGACTATTGATGAAGGCATTGAGTCTTGCCACAGTGTTCGGTTCTCTACACCAGCTGAGCCAGAGCAACTGCACGAGACTCCTGGAGATATGAATGTTCAGCCagatgaggaagaggaagaggaggaagaagaagaagatgaagaagaacaacaacaacaacaattaccCATTAGAAGTCCCGAAGAAACCTCAGTGGTCCCTTCCACCCCAGAAAAGGAACAAGAGCAACTAACTGAATGCAGGACAGAAACGTATGATGACTACAGAGATGAGACTACCATAGATGATTCCATCTTGGATACTGACAGTGCCTGGGTGGACACTCAAGGTGCGCTTTCATTTATTATCAGCCTATGATTTTCACAGCCTAGTCTTGTTGTCTCTTAATATTTCTTTGGAAGCAGAAATTGCATGATGACTAATGTGTCACTTGGTGGCCATCATGATGGCTGTCATAGGTTTCTAGCAATTTCAGTGCATGCTACTGTAACCCTGGAATGGTGAGATGCAGTAAGAGCAAACGTAGCCATTCCTGTCTAAACAGTAAGAGGTCCAGCCTGTTGCTTAGCGCTTAATCTGCCCGTCCACTTAGCAAGTGCTGGGATCCCTAATGGATAGGCAGTGTGTAATGCATTGTCCGTTATCTTATAGCATTTCGATTCCTCTGCAGTAGTTTTTGCTACTGACGGTATATTTACTTTTACGGAAGGAATCAATGCACTCAATAACGTTTTAATATGTCTTTAGAAAAGCTAAATACGTACAGCTATAAATTGTCTTGTGTGGGTGTGAACCATTTCTGAATACTTAACCAGCACCCTCCGACAGCAGTGTTTCTGTCCAGTGCCCTCCGATGAGTCTCGTGTTTTGCTCCTTCTGAACTGCAGATGACGACAGGAGCATCATGACTGAAAAGATCGAACCCATTCCCAAAACGGAGAGCCCTGAAATTAGGAGGCCCTCCGTGGAAAAGCACCCTAAGGACAAGGCAGTGAGTAGGGGGAAGGGCCGAGTGTCCACTCCTGAAAGGAAAGCAGCCAGGAAGGAGCCGAGTTCGGTCCCAAGGGAtgacacaaagaagaaaaaaggttCCTGAGACCAGAGAATTCTTGATGTCATCATTTTGTGTTCATGTTGGTGATCACTGTAATGGGGGGGgggagtttgtttttttgtttttttttttttgttactaaacattcgttttttgttttttttattccttggTCATTAGGGTGGTAGCCATTTTCTTTATGTCACACCATTTTTGGGGGTGGGCTGTGATTCTGATTCAATGAAGATAACCCTCTTCAATCTGAAACTTTTTTCCTAGAAAAACCTACAGCCTGTACcgtgtatttacatttttgatgAGCTCCGCTTGATTTTCATCTTTTTCACTGCCCTCTAGTTATGTGCTGTTCTGCTGATGAGATGAAACACGACAAAGAGCTGCACTTGTGACAAGTTTCAGCTGGTCAGCCCACAAAGTGCCATTGTAGCAAGTGCAAAGGATGGGAATGGCATTGTGTGCTTTAGAAAGCCGCCGTCTTGTGGATCAGCTCATGTGACACTGTAGCCATGATAAGTACACAATGATGGAGAGCTGCCTGACATGAACTTCCTGGAGGCTGGCCCCACTCTGTGGCCTTATTAAACAAACCCCTTGTACATGATGTCTGCTGCTGCAGTTGCTGCATTTTTGATCTGCTGGTACCTCTCCAGCAATGTCCAGAGACCTGCCTGCTGACATTACGTAGAAGTCCTTTGTAGCCTGAAACATCTCCAGCCATTTATATCCATCAGTAGGTCAGAGGGTTGCCACCATGACAGCCACGGCTTCTTGCTGTTGCCTCCAGTATGGAGTTCTTAAACAAGTTTATTCAGTCTCCGTGTCCACAGGAGATGCTCTTCTAGAGGGTGAAAGTTAAACGTATCCTTCCTTGGGCACCCATACAGTCCCCTTTGCACTCCAGCGTTTGCCTCACAGAGGCCTCATCCACCTGTACTGGTCCATTACTAAGAGGAGATCACGTGACAAATGCGCACCTGTCTGTAAAATGGCATGGTAAGGACAATACAGTAAGGCCAGTTTTGTGTTAAAATGTGGTGTTTGATATTTGTAATCCACAATAATGTAGACATGGGTGACCTGCCCATCCACTGGTGGAAAGTCCCAATGTACAGCACCCAACCAGAGCTCTGCCAACATTCCCACAACCTGCCTGTAAGCCTCTCCCATGATCAGGggatagagagagagggagaccaCCCTCATTGAGTAACCTGGTATCTGTAGCTAGCGCTGGATGTGGCTGGTATGTAGGAATCTCTGAATCTCCTACGGGTGCCAAAGCCCTTTGCCCACCATCACAATGgcattccatgtcccaaaaggCAGGCTTCATCATTAGAGTCTTATGAGACTCTCCTCTTCATGCCCGTCGTCTGACTGAATTTGTGCCCAACTTCTTCCCTTCGCCTCCCATGCAGTGGGACCAAGAAGTGACTCCATGCATCTTCTTCATGTTGAACCCAACTGCCCCAGCCATGAGGAGCTTTCAAGGTTCTCCTTTATCTGATCTCTGCCATCTTGGGGGTGTTTTGTTAGCATCTCCCTAAAGACCGTGGGCCTGTGACAGCAGAAGAGGCAGGCAAACCAGTGCAGCAGATCCGTGTCATTAGAGATCTTGTTTGTGTAAAGTAAAGCATCATAACCATGAAAGTAGAGTGTGATGTAAGCTAGAGTCCTATCAAAGAAAGAGCGTTTCAAATGTCAGAAATGTCCGTCCTTGCCTGTTTTGCAGGACACGTTCCTTTCCCTTTTATTTGTGTGTAATATTCTTCCTTGGACAGGCCTaatgatttataaaaataaaacattgacaGAAAGCACAAAATGACGTAGCATGTATATATCCACACAAAACAATCAGTTTATAAAGTACAGaattacaataattaaaatatttgaactCATGTCACAGGTCACTGCACTGACTGCAtgaatatttactgtaaatgaagTAGGAAGTTGCACACACAGACATTTATGTCAAATACTTCAGATCTACTGAAGTCAAAGTCACGTGATTGTTAATGAAGCCACACAGGTAGATGAAGTCATAGGCAGCACCCGTGTCTAGGCGTCATTGTGATCTGATTTTCAAATCCGTTTTCACGTCTTGTGACGTTGCCTGAATCACATAATCTAAGAATAGCAACAACATGTAACACggtctgtttttaaatttaaaaccattGAATTAACTCCACCAATTAAAGGCCCAGACTgataaataaaccaaataccgTGAGAAGATCGCGAGCAAAACTTGTCAGCCATTGTCACTGTAATGCAGGCCTACTCCCTCGCTAGTCAGTGACAGTGGCGTCTGTCTGGCCACTAAAGTCTCAAAAATGACAAGACGTCCGAGTGAGCTGAAGTCAGCCTGAACGGTCCTAAAGTCAGCCTGTCGCTTCGCCTAAATTCTGAATGTGACAGtagagcttgttttttttttaacacggtGTATTCAGGATTATTTTGTAGATAAAATAGAAGGAGCCTGTAGAATAGGCCTGGCTAATCGTCGTCCTCCTCCTTCACCTGCCTCAACGACTCTAACTGTGTGTACTGGAATACCAACCGCTGGCACGGCCTCAGTCTGAATCAGGACAGTAAGGCGTGCGGGTGACCTAACTAGCCGGGGCCGCATCACTGGCACACATTGGCTACCATAAAGAAAGGGTCTGCCGGACGACTGGGCTGCTCGTGTTCACTGTCAGCACTAATGGGAAACTGGTTGCAGTGTGGGGGTTATCTGCATTGTGTCATCAGCCATTTTGTGTCCTGTTGTTTCCTTGCTCTGTCTGACTTTATCTCTCCTTCTTATAGCAGTGTTTAAGAAGGCTGAACTTACTAAAAAATCAGACACTCAGACCCGGTCTCCATCTCggaaaatcattttaaaaccaGCGGTCAGATACCCTAGGCCAGCTCAGCACCACCCATCGGCTAAGCGGAAACCGACAGGTGAACTTTatgaattcaaagcaaaacaatctGCAATGTGGCTGGCAAACATGGACATCCGGAGCTCATTGCtggcatttctgttttgttccttttCAGCTTGCTTTGTGTGCCTTTTTTGTGGTCTTTGTTAGAAAGCTCCGGGCTgctttttgtatttgcatttttttctgtggagttttctTCCAAGCTTTTGTCATTTGTAAGTGATTCTGCCTTTAGTtgctgaattttgtttttgtattttgtggatgcttTGGCTTTTTAATTGCATCTTTTTGTTTGGCAGCAGCCATGACCATGCTTCGGGATGGATGCATTAAGGGTTTGCTTGCGCACGTTCCCATGGTAACCTGGTCTTTTTATGTGTTTGTGGATGGGCTTTGCTGTGTGTTGGTGAAGCCacctaaatatgttttttaatattagtaAAGAATGTCCCGGTGCTTGTGTACATTAAAAACACACCGACTGGAGAATGCGAGTCTCTCCACGTATTCAAAGCAGTTCAGCTCAGTAGGTTGACAGATGGCTTCAGGTGTGCTGTGTGCAGCTAAGTAACAACTGGGAGTCCAATGCTAAGAACTGTTACGATGACAATAGATGCCGCTTATGGCCATCACGTGACAGTCACGCCATAACAAATGCCAAGCTTGTCTACCGAATGGGATAAACGAGAGAAAGTGAGGATTCACAAGTGAAGGTCCTACACTATGTGCTATGTCAGCGACTGCATCTGACACTCACATTTGTGCGTTTACTACGGCTAAGCTACATGGTGTACAGGTAAGTGTTCAATCACTACACCTGCCATAGCCATATACAACAGATCTTTGCATGTCCCTCTCGCTATATAGCCTGAAACTGTGCTGGATACAGTagatatgagtgagtgtgtatgtgtagaGGTATTCTCAAAGTGCAATACCGAAGAGCACGTTTGTTCAGTTCTCTTTCATTGAGCAGCTAATACTTGCTTGCCTTGTTGGCCTGGCCACACTAGGATTACCGcagttggttccctgccttgtgctcggTTTCATGTTCTCActgctcattcttcttcttcttcttcttcatgaaGTCTCGGATTTTAACTTGACAAGTTTTTTCTTCCTCAGCTGTGGCTCATGTTGAAGGTCGGCAGCCCCTCAGTGTTGTACAGCAGCCCAAGGACAAGATCACTGTGAGTAAATGTGGCCATCTTGCTCCCTCCTTTCCTAAGCAGTGGCTGTCACCCAATCTGAAGTGCATAGCCATTAATATTAATATGACCAGCAGGCTTAGGCTGAGGTTGGTTTTACTGATTTGTACCATTAATAGTTTTACTGGAGCTCGCACAGTGAGTGTGCTTTGGCTTATATACACTTCTTTTTGGGATCCCTGTGCCACAGAAGTCTACTTCAGATGTGTATTGTTGCTAAAGATATAAATACAGTTGTTTATGAGCAGGCGTGTGAGCGACACACTCATCAGTACAAGGCCCAGCTTTCAGACTGGACAGTCACCAGGGATTGCAGCCTGCTCAGTTACCGCTAACCGACTGATTGATCTTTATGTGTACATTTCTGCCAGGTTATGTCTCCTCATCTTCAGATCTTctatctttataacacactaaaTTATCATTTACAATTTGATGTGAAAGGTTTTATAGGGAACATAaccatttattttacatatacaaCTACATTTGTCAAGATACTTGTCAAATATAATCTGATTTATTCATTGCATATTGTTTTATATACCATACATAGCCAGCacatttaaattcttacttgtatctGTCCTCAGTGTAACAACTTGAAACAGAAATTGCAATCAGatcatttaatgaaaaatgaaaaaaacacagtacaacatgaaaacaaatacagtagacCCTCTGGTCACCAATGTTTCCAAACACATagaaatcgggttacgatcaaaaagtttcacaaaattttgcatctgttcacgaccacacgttctggtggcgaacaaaaacactggcggccagtttccctacacacgttcgtacgcgccaatgatttgccattttgttttgtttgcg
This region of Erpetoichthys calabaricus chromosome 8, fErpCal1.3, whole genome shotgun sequence genomic DNA includes:
- the LOC114656450 gene encoding microtubule-associated protein 2-like isoform X3, with translation MADGRQPEESLPQWAAPGSHGDSAAHPHAPSEFREQLPSVAHNENGYTSYRGCPTGGAHGPDSYAAAKENGFNGDIPSEDVVTAEQVSARIVQEVTAEAVAVLKGEQDKDFQHKDTAKRLPSVEDSANLPPSPPPSPASEQIGPLEEVIGDEEKAGPLRRFKNSRERCKFLAPSISVSVPDDDPYHSDDEYYEHPLFSSEWTHSCPPPRGEASMFRQIEEETIEVPSAADEQEEPASAALVQQEQRRRGEEAENEPSAAVEHLKQAELIREAQARPGPRAEAASDECVRAETPNGRSSEAGEGTSPQEDVKMDMQSQHGGGTEQTSPVTTNQKDIEKSTPVQPKLEAKPSAGPEKESSAEDSQIADAAVTSLKEAPSVISSATDEPQVTPPSEYPVSIQEKDYDEGAKKIKDTEGAPAQSFVGLKDNSQTRDKSFAPSSSESNNLELQTSEVSSEKKTPEKTDVLAMGESDVLQEGQPGAPDPAPKAEDALLSFSKPADEGLSFSTHVDKSKDKQEAELRCKEMLSGEATILDTAEVSQEEESILWTSDQKRKSAEHSEGMADPKCLTSSTEKEDKDLIQPSPASSKEDIKEDSHVEKLKECTEEAMEAPSPKLGPADKELSGTDVHQSLYEKSEPFCSLDMHLETFEKDKSGMSAYFETSAMKEEEEDDEDDLKADTIQGEGYYELSHARQSSRPPWVNDDLPVECSVIPELHPSKDTLSEQQLSYSTLSHSQELEPEEEMAAIQEELTALPVIDKKKDDGRLTVGKLSLEQRSYSLNIPIASLESLNQSGGHGRPKTFSPLASDILSFTSGSLDEPSEYLPVTTPAVEKQPVFPPLILEDQSSSLTAAEAASEMPPSPQAPESPGSPLQMKDFYKNGTVMAPDLPEMLDLAGTRSRLTSESMDSELVRRKSVPADVPALVGDTLAQMGLIDISQKTARSVSQLEEIGYCVFNEYTGPMPSPADVHSPMDSPPQIFTTPVLEEVRQDADKCLKAQDETAVKEDHKQVPITEEDRELLPGQMEEKLETKVEDDLQEAPCDVKGRQPTAESEGMGGSVEKEQEKEPFAVKSDSEASPQVQTFPQVEEQEVPIPEVVEKDTAQDGISPAASVPPLTMKTDSEEEGAMGRDAENIEAQLDPATKAETGTEVISEELEVTGDTAGTSAEAQEVQEIKDKMKEKPDLVHQEAYEEADAEDAYQLMGILGSNKDEAQAPSVKKSVSTEREDSKAKEPKLSTEEIPAEQEAAEKELPRVLEQEAEAAPVAINAALQSQEAAEHLFKEKDELVDEKDSIEVGEEPEEVIKEAQEPLHVDESLEPQNLETRGIIESVVTVEDDFITVVQTIDEGIESCHSVRFSTPAEPEQLHETPGDMNVQPDEEEEEEEEEEDEEEQQQQQLPIRSPEETSVVPSTPEKEQEQLTECRTETYDDYRDETTIDDSILDTDSAWVDTQDDDRSIMTEKIEPIPKTESPEIRRPSVEKHPKDKAVSRGKGRVSTPERKAARKEPSSVPRDDTKKKKAVFKKAELTKKSDTQTRSPSRKIILKPAVRYPRPAQHHPSAKRKPTAVAHVEGRQPLSVVQQPKDKITSLSSTSLTKIPSSRVCAVSLLPPRPSSACSLTKQSALLDHDLYSARPSSAGPRDRRMRDVLLKDGTTKSPEKRSSLPRPSSILTTRRGPPADRDESSTSMTSSGSTAPRRPTSIRSEGRAEQRMSRTPGMAGTEHIRSRSARSGTSTPVTPGSTAITPGTPPSYSCRTPGTPGTPSYSRTPRTPGTPKSMSLVPQEKKVAIIRTPPKSPATPQQLRVINQPLPDLKNIKSKIGSIDNIKYQPKGGQVHIQTKKIDLSHVTSKCGSLSNIRHKPGGGNIRIESVKLDFKDKAHAKVRSLDNAHHTPGGGHVQIESHKLSFRESAKARVDHGAEIVTQSPGLSGATSPHRLSNVSSSGSINLLESPQLATLAEDVTAALAKQGL